A genomic stretch from Streptomyces sp. QL37 includes:
- a CDS encoding Sir2 family NAD-dependent protein deacetylase, whose amino-acid sequence MTLVAILSGAGISTDSGIPDYRGPQGLWRKDPEAEKLVTYDFYMSDPEIRRRSWQMRRTAATWNAEPNSAHRAVAALERSGTPVRVITQNVDGLHQLAGLSARKVVELHGTAREVVCTRCHARSAMADALARVEGGEADPSCTVCGGILKPATVMFGERLDPQVLAEATAITKASEVFIAVGTTLQVQPAASLAGIAVEHGARLVVVNAEPTPYDDLAEEMVREPIRTALPALLERLSAGKGAL is encoded by the coding sequence ATGACTCTCGTCGCGATCCTCAGCGGCGCCGGCATCTCCACGGACTCCGGCATCCCCGACTACCGCGGGCCGCAGGGCCTCTGGCGGAAGGATCCGGAGGCGGAGAAGCTCGTGACCTACGACTTCTACATGTCCGATCCGGAGATCCGGCGCCGCTCCTGGCAGATGCGCCGCACCGCCGCCACGTGGAACGCCGAGCCGAACTCCGCCCATCGCGCGGTGGCCGCGCTCGAACGGTCGGGCACGCCGGTGCGGGTGATCACCCAGAACGTCGACGGACTGCACCAGCTGGCAGGGCTGTCCGCACGCAAGGTCGTCGAACTCCACGGCACGGCACGCGAGGTGGTCTGCACCCGGTGCCACGCCCGGTCGGCCATGGCGGACGCGCTGGCCCGTGTCGAGGGCGGCGAGGCGGACCCGTCGTGCACGGTCTGCGGCGGGATCCTGAAGCCTGCGACGGTGATGTTCGGCGAGCGCCTGGATCCGCAGGTGCTGGCCGAAGCCACGGCGATCACCAAGGCGAGCGAGGTGTTCATCGCCGTGGGTACGACGCTCCAGGTGCAGCCCGCCGCCTCGCTGGCCGGGATCGCGGTGGAGCACGGGGCCCGGCTCGTCGTGGTGAACGCCGAGCCGACCCCGTACGACGACTTGGCCGAGGAGATGGTGCGCGAACCGATCCGGACGGCCCTGCCGGCGCTGCTGGAGCGGCTCTCCGCGGGGAAGGGCGCCCTCTGA
- a CDS encoding methylated-DNA--[protein]-cysteine S-methyltransferase, with protein sequence MTTTPTTTRQHTLVDSPYGALTLVATDGVLSGLYMTGQRHRPPEETFGVPDARPFGETVRQLNAYFAGELKEFDLPLRLHGTDFQRGVWAELVRIPYGETRSYGELAGRLGKPGASRAVGLANGRNPVGIIVPCHRVIGASGSLTGYGGGLDRKQRLLAFERGSGCEVPALF encoded by the coding sequence ATGACCACCACACCCACGACGACCAGGCAGCACACCCTCGTCGACAGCCCGTACGGAGCGCTCACCCTGGTCGCGACCGACGGCGTGCTGTCCGGTCTCTACATGACCGGGCAGCGGCACCGCCCGCCCGAGGAGACCTTCGGCGTACCCGACGCGCGCCCCTTCGGTGAGACCGTCCGCCAGCTGAACGCCTACTTCGCGGGCGAGCTGAAGGAGTTCGACCTCCCGCTGCGCCTGCACGGCACCGACTTCCAGCGCGGCGTGTGGGCCGAGCTCGTACGCATCCCGTACGGCGAGACCCGCTCCTACGGGGAACTGGCCGGCCGCCTCGGCAAGCCCGGAGCGTCCCGTGCGGTGGGCCTCGCCAACGGCAGGAATCCGGTCGGGATCATCGTGCCCTGCCACCGCGTCATCGGAGCCTCGGGGAGCCTGACGGGGTACGGCGGCGGGCTGGACCGCAAGCAGCGGCTGCTCGCCTTCGAGCGGGGGAGCGGGTGCGAGGTGCCGGCCCTGTTCTGA
- a CDS encoding LysR family transcriptional regulator has protein sequence MVDLETRELEYFVAVAEELHFGRAAQRLSIAQPALSKAVRRVESRLGVQLLLRSSRHVSLTPAGEALLHHGRHALDAVAAASRNARRAGETQAHLRLVIKAGGDAGLLSGILARYSLQPDARQVDILFGGATDRVERLHDGRADVALLHTPFDDLTGLAHETLHVEGRVAILPRDHPLASRTELRLTDLEHETLPRWRGVSDGGTGPEVADVAQMMQMIVLGRTIAVLPRSLVEPVPPGVVCVPVTDAPASHLVLAWPETDRRPLVASFVEAAVVANGPRPDALTADARPPEAARQTLSPPVRPGCGGRG, from the coding sequence ATGGTTGATCTGGAGACGCGGGAGCTCGAGTACTTCGTCGCGGTGGCCGAGGAGCTGCACTTCGGCCGTGCCGCCCAGCGTCTGTCGATCGCCCAGCCGGCGCTGTCGAAGGCGGTCCGACGCGTCGAGTCGCGCCTGGGTGTCCAGCTGCTCCTGCGCTCGAGCCGTCATGTCTCGCTCACACCCGCCGGGGAGGCGTTGCTGCATCACGGCCGCCACGCGCTCGACGCGGTCGCCGCCGCGTCCCGGAACGCACGCCGGGCCGGTGAGACCCAGGCCCACCTGCGGCTGGTGATCAAGGCGGGCGGCGATGCCGGCCTGCTGTCCGGCATCCTCGCCCGGTACTCCCTCCAACCCGACGCGCGCCAGGTGGACATCCTGTTCGGCGGGGCCACCGACCGGGTCGAACGGCTGCATGACGGCCGGGCCGATGTGGCGCTGCTCCACACGCCCTTCGACGACCTCACGGGCCTGGCACACGAGACGCTGCACGTCGAGGGGCGCGTCGCGATCCTGCCCCGCGACCACCCTCTCGCCTCGCGCACCGAACTGCGCCTGACGGACCTCGAACACGAGACGCTGCCGCGCTGGAGGGGGGTGTCCGACGGGGGGACCGGGCCGGAGGTCGCCGATGTGGCGCAGATGATGCAGATGATCGTCCTCGGCCGGACGATCGCCGTGCTGCCGCGCTCGCTCGTCGAGCCCGTCCCCCCAGGGGTGGTCTGCGTCCCTGTGACCGACGCACCGGCCAGTCATCTGGTCCTCGCCTGGCCGGAGACGGACCGCCGGCCACTCGTCGCCTCGTTCGTCGAGGCGGCGGTCGTCGCGAACGGTCCACGGCCGGACGCGCTGACCGCGGACGCGCGGCCGCCGGAGGCCGCACGGCAGACGCTCAGTCCTCCAGTCCGGCCCGGATGCGGCGGGAGGGGCTGA
- a CDS encoding TMEM165/GDT1 family protein has translation MHLDPLAILTAFGLIFLAELPDKTMFASLAMGTRMRPLYVWFGTSSAFIVHVAIAVGAGGLIGLLPDWIVKVVSAALFAFGAFMLLRSGGGDDDEDGEIKTVTGFWPVYSTAFMAVFISEWGDLTQITTANLAASNGTWSTAIGAAVALMSVSALALLAGRFIAKRVPLKTVQRIGGVCMLALAIWSVVEIFTG, from the coding sequence ATGCATCTCGACCCCCTGGCGATCCTCACCGCCTTCGGGCTGATCTTCCTCGCGGAGCTCCCCGACAAGACGATGTTCGCCTCGCTGGCCATGGGCACACGCATGCGCCCGCTCTACGTCTGGTTCGGCACGTCGTCCGCGTTCATCGTGCACGTCGCCATCGCGGTCGGAGCGGGCGGCCTGATCGGCCTGCTGCCCGACTGGATCGTCAAGGTGGTCTCGGCCGCCCTCTTCGCCTTCGGCGCGTTCATGCTGCTGCGCAGTGGCGGCGGTGACGACGACGAGGACGGGGAGATCAAGACCGTCACCGGCTTCTGGCCGGTCTACTCGACCGCCTTCATGGCGGTGTTCATCAGCGAGTGGGGCGACCTGACCCAGATCACCACCGCGAATCTCGCCGCGAGCAACGGCACCTGGTCCACGGCGATCGGGGCGGCCGTCGCCCTGATGTCGGTGTCGGCGCTGGCGCTGCTGGCCGGGCGGTTCATCGCCAAGCGGGTGCCGCTGAAGACTGTGCAGCGCATCGGCGGGGTGTGCATGCTCGCCCTGGCGATCTGGTCGGTCGTCGAGATCTTCACGGGCTGA
- a CDS encoding VOC family protein translates to MSRHFQVTFDAHDPRALSSFWRDVLRYVHPGPPGVDLPEGADPLAAWDDFLARIGVPEEQRNSRSAIEDPEGHGPRVFFQQVPEGKTAKNRVHLDVRAAPGAEGEERMEALEAECERLVALGATRVRRDEPAPPMSAGFIVMTDPEGNEFCLD, encoded by the coding sequence ATGAGCCGCCACTTCCAGGTCACCTTCGACGCCCACGACCCGCGGGCACTGTCGTCCTTCTGGCGCGACGTACTGCGCTACGTCCACCCCGGCCCGCCCGGGGTCGACCTGCCGGAGGGCGCCGACCCCCTGGCCGCGTGGGACGACTTCCTCGCGCGGATCGGCGTACCGGAGGAGCAGCGCAACTCACGGTCGGCGATCGAGGACCCCGAGGGGCACGGCCCGCGCGTGTTCTTCCAGCAGGTCCCGGAGGGCAAGACCGCCAAGAACCGTGTCCACCTCGACGTCCGCGCGGCCCCCGGAGCCGAGGGGGAGGAGCGGATGGAGGCGCTGGAGGCCGAGTGCGAACGGCTCGTCGCCCTGGGAGCGACGCGGGTACGCCGCGACGAGCCCGCACCTCCGATGAGCGCCGGCTTCATCGTGATGACCGACCCCGAGGGGAACGAGTTCTGCCTCGACTGA